One genomic segment of Pedobacter endophyticus includes these proteins:
- a CDS encoding TSUP family transporter: MQVLPNQPDDAAYLSDEEKGNQLFPVFIKLNKLRTLLIGAGNIGLEKLTAIVNNSRHARITIVAEIISPEVYTLIADYPNIKVRQKSFDVADLENIDIVFAATNNYILNEEIRAVTHQKGLLINVADKPDLCDFYLGSIVQRGDLKIAISTNGKSPTIAKRLKQILNEGIPHELDETLQNMSALRQTLNGDFSAKVRKLNKVTESLINPRPKTFAERNIKWLIWIASVLLIGTIGLSLWHKEPEFQAFLINIDPLFYWFLGAGFVFALIDGAIGMSYGVTTASFSLAMGLPPASASMAIHISEVMSNGIAGWMHYRMGNVNWKLFRILIIPAIVGAVLGAFILSSLEHYSSYVKPVVAIYTLFLGGVILMKAFNVKRKRADQKIKRIGFLGFVGGFIDAAFGGGWGSIVLSSLIAGGRHPLFSLGTVKISRFFIATLSSLTFFTMLGGKHWEAVLGLIVGSAIASPIAARVSNKISAKTIMVAVGFIVMIVSLRSVVMFVLKLI, translated from the coding sequence ATGCAAGTATTGCCTAACCAGCCCGATGATGCCGCCTACCTCTCTGATGAAGAGAAAGGCAATCAGCTTTTTCCGGTTTTTATAAAACTGAACAAGCTGCGTACATTATTAATTGGTGCAGGAAATATTGGCCTCGAAAAATTAACGGCAATTGTAAACAACAGTCGCCATGCCCGAATTACCATTGTTGCCGAAATTATTTCGCCGGAGGTTTATACACTCATAGCAGATTACCCCAACATAAAAGTAAGGCAGAAAAGCTTTGATGTAGCTGATCTCGAAAATATCGACATCGTTTTTGCGGCTACAAATAACTACATCTTAAACGAAGAAATTAGAGCCGTAACCCATCAAAAAGGATTGCTAATCAACGTGGCCGATAAACCCGATTTGTGCGACTTTTATTTAGGTTCTATCGTGCAAAGGGGCGATTTAAAGATCGCTATTTCTACAAACGGCAAATCGCCGACCATTGCAAAGCGATTGAAGCAAATTTTAAATGAGGGCATTCCGCACGAGCTGGATGAAACTTTGCAAAATATGAGCGCTCTGCGCCAAACCCTAAATGGCGATTTTTCGGCTAAAGTTAGAAAGCTGAACAAGGTAACAGAAAGCTTAATCAATCCCCGTCCTAAAACCTTTGCCGAGCGCAACATTAAATGGTTAATTTGGATAGCATCAGTTTTACTTATCGGTACCATCGGCTTATCGCTATGGCATAAAGAGCCCGAATTTCAGGCCTTTTTAATCAATATCGATCCGCTTTTTTACTGGTTTTTGGGTGCAGGTTTTGTATTTGCCCTTATAGATGGTGCCATTGGCATGTCGTACGGCGTAACCACCGCCTCATTTTCGTTGGCAATGGGCTTGCCACCGGCCTCGGCCAGTATGGCCATCCACATTTCAGAAGTAATGAGCAACGGAATTGCCGGTTGGATGCACTACCGCATGGGCAACGTAAACTGGAAATTGTTTAGGATTCTAATTATTCCGGCAATTGTTGGTGCAGTGTTAGGGGCTTTCATTCTGTCGTCGTTAGAGCATTACAGTTCTTATGTAAAGCCCGTTGTGGCTATTTATACCCTCTTTTTGGGCGGTGTAATTTTAATGAAAGCGTTTAATGTTAAAAGAAAACGGGCAGATCAAAAAATCAAAAGAATTGGCTTTTTGGGCTTCGTGGGCGGCTTTATCGATGCAGCTTTCGGCGGGGGTTGGGGTTCTATCGTATTATCGAGCTTGATTGCAGGCGGACGCCACCCCTTATTTTCGCTCGGAACAGTTAAAATCAGCAGGTTTTTTATCGCCACCCTCAGTTCCCTAACATTTTTTACCATGTTGGGCGGTAAGCATTGGGAAGCGGTTTTGGGCCTGATTGTCGGTAGTGCCATCGCATCACCAATAGCCGCAAGAGTTTCAAATAAAATTTCTGCAAAAACGATTATGGTAGCCGTTGGGTTTATCGTAATGATTGTAAGTTTGCGCAGTGTAGTCATGTTTGTTTTAAAATTAATTTAG
- a CDS encoding phosphoadenylyl-sulfate reductase, giving the protein MGVEELKTELQGLNTIEKLRYLADKFAGRIIFSTSFGWEDQAITHLIFSNDIPIKVFTLETGRLFPETYYVWNRTLEVYNKPIHAYYPQNELSQEMVNTKGPNSFYESVENRKECCYIRKIEPLKRALKGNEIWITGIRAEQSANREDMHDLEWDEGNQLIKFHPIFDWTLDDVKSYIKENNIVYNTLHDKGFPSIGCAPCTRAVQPGEDFRAGRWWWEDQSKKECGLHATEAEGVKAEG; this is encoded by the coding sequence ATGGGAGTAGAGGAGCTTAAAACCGAACTTCAAGGTTTAAATACAATAGAAAAACTAAGATATCTTGCCGATAAATTTGCCGGGAGAATCATTTTTTCCACTAGTTTTGGCTGGGAAGATCAGGCCATTACACACCTGATTTTTTCAAATGATATCCCGATCAAAGTGTTTACGCTGGAAACCGGGCGATTATTTCCAGAAACCTATTATGTTTGGAACCGTACGCTCGAAGTGTACAACAAGCCCATTCATGCCTATTATCCGCAAAATGAACTGTCGCAGGAAATGGTGAATACCAAAGGCCCAAATAGTTTTTACGAATCTGTTGAGAATAGAAAAGAATGCTGTTATATTCGCAAAATTGAACCGCTGAAAAGAGCGTTAAAAGGCAATGAGATTTGGATAACAGGAATCAGGGCCGAACAAAGTGCAAACCGCGAGGATATGCACGATCTGGAATGGGATGAGGGAAACCAGTTGATAAAATTTCACCCAATTTTCGACTGGACTTTAGACGATGTGAAAAGCTATATCAAAGAAAATAACATCGTTTACAATACCTTGCACGATAAAGGCTTTCCGAGCATCGGCTGTGCCCCATGTACAAGAGCGGTACAACCCGGCGAAGATTTTAGGGCCGGCAGATGGTGGTGGGAAGACCAAAGCAAAAAAGAATGCGGGTTGCACGCTACAGAGGCGGAAGGCGTAAAGGCAGAGGGTTGA
- the cysD gene encoding sulfate adenylyltransferase subunit CysD, which yields MSTYNFDYLDELEAEAIHILREVAGQFEKPALLFSGGKDSITLVRLAEKAFRPGKFPFPLVHIDTGHNFQETIDYRDKMIERIGERLIVGSVQESIDQGKVVEQKGKNASRNALQTVTLLDTIAKHQFDACIGGARRDEEKARAKERIFSVRDEFGQWDPKRQRPELWNIYNGKIHKGENVRVFPISNWTELDVWNYIRRENIELPSIYFSHEREVITRNGQLMAASPFLNMDEEDIVFRKQVRFRTVGDMSCTAAVESEAVLIDDIISEISASKISERGARMDDKVSEAAMEDRKKGGYF from the coding sequence ATGAGTACATATAATTTTGATTACTTAGATGAGCTTGAGGCCGAGGCCATTCACATTTTACGTGAGGTTGCGGGACAATTTGAGAAACCGGCGTTATTATTTTCAGGCGGAAAAGATTCCATTACGCTAGTTCGTTTGGCAGAAAAAGCTTTTCGTCCGGGGAAATTTCCCTTTCCTTTAGTTCATATAGATACCGGCCACAACTTTCAGGAAACGATCGATTATCGCGATAAAATGATCGAGAGAATCGGCGAAAGATTAATTGTTGGCTCAGTTCAGGAATCTATCGATCAAGGTAAAGTAGTAGAGCAAAAAGGTAAAAATGCCAGCAGAAATGCCTTACAAACAGTTACCCTGTTAGATACCATCGCTAAACACCAATTCGATGCCTGTATTGGCGGCGCACGCAGAGACGAGGAGAAAGCCAGGGCCAAGGAACGCATTTTTTCCGTTCGTGATGAATTTGGCCAGTGGGACCCAAAACGCCAGCGGCCAGAACTTTGGAATATTTACAACGGTAAAATTCACAAAGGTGAAAATGTTCGTGTTTTTCCGATCAGCAACTGGACAGAGTTAGACGTTTGGAATTATATCCGCCGGGAAAACATTGAATTGCCAAGCATCTACTTCTCTCACGAGCGAGAAGTGATCACCCGAAACGGGCAGTTAATGGCCGCATCGCCATTTCTGAATATGGATGAAGAGGATATCGTGTTTCGCAAACAAGTGCGTTTCCGTACCGTAGGCGATATGTCGTGTACCGCTGCGGTAGAATCAGAAGCAGTTTTGATTGATGATATCATCTCCGAAATAAGTGCTTCGAAAATATCTGAGCGTGGCGCACGCATGGACGATAAAGTTTCGGAAGCCGCAATGGAAGACAGGAAAAAGGGAGGGTATTTTTAG
- a CDS encoding sulfate adenylyltransferase subunit 1, whose translation MNILKFFTAGSVDDGKSTLIGRLLYDTDSILADQLEALQSSNRKNDDGTIDLAILTDGLRAEREQGITIDVAYKYFQTANRKFIIADTPGHIQYTRNMVTGASTANLAIILIDARNGVVEQTIRHSYLVSLLGIKHIVVCINKMDMVGYSEEVYNAIIDKYKVLAQQLKLADVNFIPVSALKGDNIVQNSDRMAWYQGESLLHFLEKVDTDNLDKSQLARMPVQWVIRPQTDDLHDYRGYAGRVLSGTFNLNDKVTVLPSGASSTIEKIEFFDQAPNAAHAGQSVTIHLKDDVDISRGDTIVNASAVPQESKLIEADLCWMDSRALDTSIMYLIQHNSKVTKCKISEILHKVDINTLEKHPADEFKLNDIGRVIVKTADALAFDLYDENRANGSAILIDSRTNLTVGALMFRAAVE comes from the coding sequence ATGAACATATTAAAATTTTTTACAGCAGGCAGCGTAGATGATGGTAAAAGCACCTTAATCGGCCGTTTGTTATATGATACCGATTCCATTTTAGCCGATCAGTTGGAAGCCTTGCAAAGCTCTAACCGCAAAAACGACGATGGAACCATCGATTTAGCCATTTTAACCGACGGTTTACGGGCCGAACGCGAGCAGGGTATCACCATTGATGTAGCTTACAAATACTTTCAAACCGCAAATCGCAAATTTATTATTGCCGATACCCCGGGCCACATCCAGTACACCCGAAATATGGTTACAGGCGCCTCAACAGCAAATCTGGCCATTATTCTTATCGACGCAAGAAACGGCGTAGTAGAGCAAACTATTCGCCATTCGTATCTGGTATCGCTCTTGGGGATTAAACATATCGTAGTTTGCATCAACAAAATGGATATGGTTGGTTACAGCGAAGAAGTGTACAACGCCATCATCGATAAATACAAAGTGTTGGCCCAACAACTTAAACTTGCCGATGTAAATTTTATTCCCGTTAGTGCGTTAAAGGGCGATAACATTGTTCAAAACTCTGATCGGATGGCTTGGTACCAGGGCGAGAGTTTGCTGCACTTTTTAGAAAAAGTAGATACCGATAACTTAGATAAATCGCAGTTGGCACGGATGCCCGTTCAATGGGTGATCCGCCCTCAAACCGACGATTTGCACGATTATCGTGGTTATGCAGGTCGCGTACTGAGCGGTACCTTTAACCTCAACGATAAAGTTACGGTATTGCCGTCTGGTGCCAGTTCAACCATCGAGAAGATTGAGTTTTTTGATCAGGCGCCCAACGCGGCACACGCAGGCCAGTCGGTAACCATTCATTTAAAAGATGATGTAGACATTAGCCGGGGCGATACCATCGTAAATGCATCTGCCGTGCCACAAGAATCGAAACTAATTGAGGCCGATTTATGTTGGATGGACAGCCGTGCCTTAGATACTTCGATTATGTACCTCATTCAACATAACAGCAAGGTAACCAAATGTAAAATCAGCGAGATTTTGCACAAAGTAGATATTAATACGTTAGAAAAGCACCCCGCTGACGAATTCAAATTGAACGACATTGGCCGGGTAATCGTTAAAACTGCTGATGCCTTAGCGTTCGATTTGTACGACGAAAACAGGGCAAACGGATCAGCGATCCTGATTGATAGCCGCACCAATTTAACCGTAGGTGCCTTGATGTTCAGAGCTGCAGTTGAGTAA
- the cobA gene encoding uroporphyrinogen-III C-methyltransferase, translated as MILSKVEKANIEPRITLIGAGPGDPDLFSLKGVKALKTADVVLYDANVNEALLAHAADDIPKVYVGKRTDDEDFSQEAVNKLIIDYALNYGHVVRLKSGDPFFFAKGYEEIDAAESYSIPTEIIPGISSATGAPSLQKIPMIYKDLSESFWAVTGTNSKGEISDDLYIAAKTRATIVVLNGIARVKEIAEIFQSENKGLLPVAVIQNGSTPEEKIAVGTVDTIAEVVEDKNIKAPALLVFGDVVSLHPKFQPIKDFYEVIANEY; from the coding sequence ATGATTTTAAGTAAAGTAGAGAAAGCGAACATTGAGCCCAGAATTACGCTAATAGGTGCTGGTCCTGGCGATCCGGATTTATTTAGTTTGAAAGGTGTTAAAGCATTAAAAACGGCGGATGTTGTATTGTACGATGCCAATGTGAACGAAGCTTTACTGGCTCATGCAGCAGATGATATTCCCAAAGTATACGTAGGCAAACGCACCGACGACGAAGATTTTTCGCAAGAGGCGGTTAACAAGCTCATTATTGATTATGCCTTAAATTATGGGCATGTGGTTCGATTAAAAAGCGGCGATCCTTTTTTCTTTGCGAAAGGGTATGAGGAGATCGATGCTGCCGAATCGTATAGCATTCCTACAGAGATTATTCCCGGCATTTCGAGCGCTACAGGTGCGCCGAGTCTGCAGAAAATTCCGATGATTTATAAAGACCTTAGCGAAAGCTTCTGGGCGGTGACGGGAACAAATTCAAAAGGAGAAATTTCTGATGATTTGTATATCGCTGCAAAAACCAGAGCTACAATTGTTGTTTTAAACGGCATTGCAAGGGTAAAGGAAATCGCCGAGATCTTTCAGTCCGAAAATAAAGGCTTGTTACCCGTTGCCGTTATTCAAAACGGCTCTACACCCGAAGAAAAAATTGCTGTCGGAACCGTTGATACCATTGCCGAAGTTGTTGAAGATAAAAACATTAAGGCGCCTGCACTGCTTGTATTCGGCGATGTTGTTTCACTTCATCCCAAGTTTCAGCCTATTAAAGATTTTTATGAGGTTATTGCCAACGAATATTAG
- a CDS encoding glycogen synthase, translating into MEIIHISAECYPAAKVGGLADVVGALPKYQNKVGHIGKVVIPAYDTKFIRESEFEVVYDAWSNYGNHHFPYRILREKTNKLGFDLFLVHIQGLTDRPSVYGYGDDTERFVAFQIAALDWIVQWEHRPDVIHCHDHHTGLIPFMVSNCLKYAPISKVPTVLTIHNAQYQGQFGWEKLYYIPAFDLWKGGLLGWDDAINPLASAIKCAWRVTTVSPSYLEEMMSNARGLESLLRQERWKSAGILNGIDNEVWDPATDQMLNKNYNLKTVEKGKEANKRALCDVFQLDSSKPLFTFIGRLVDEKGADLLPDIFYSALQQHGDRINVLVLGSGENWVEGRLNQLKDVFGGKYNAYIGYNEQVSHEMYAGADFLLMPSRVEPCGLNQLYALRYGTVPIVRRVGGLRDTVVDIGDGGFGLCHDQASVWDVTHAINRAVDLYNDKKAFKAVRKTMMKIDHSWDRAATNYIELYQILK; encoded by the coding sequence ATGGAAATTATACATATAAGCGCTGAGTGTTACCCTGCGGCTAAGGTTGGTGGCTTAGCTGATGTTGTTGGGGCATTACCAAAATACCAAAATAAAGTAGGCCACATTGGCAAGGTAGTTATCCCGGCTTACGACACCAAATTTATTCGCGAAAGCGAGTTCGAGGTCGTTTACGACGCCTGGTCAAACTACGGAAATCATCATTTTCCCTATCGCATTTTACGAGAGAAAACAAACAAACTGGGTTTTGATCTATTTCTGGTTCATATTCAAGGGCTTACCGATAGACCGAGTGTTTACGGTTATGGCGATGATACGGAGCGTTTTGTAGCTTTCCAGATTGCTGCTTTGGATTGGATAGTGCAATGGGAACATCGTCCAGACGTTATCCACTGCCACGATCATCATACCGGGCTGATTCCATTTATGGTTTCAAATTGTTTAAAATATGCGCCCATCAGCAAGGTGCCTACTGTTTTAACGATCCATAATGCGCAATACCAGGGGCAGTTTGGCTGGGAGAAATTGTATTACATTCCCGCTTTCGATTTATGGAAAGGCGGCTTGCTGGGCTGGGATGATGCCATTAATCCGTTGGCCTCAGCTATAAAATGCGCATGGCGGGTTACTACGGTTTCGCCGAGTTACCTCGAAGAGATGATGAGCAACGCCCGCGGCCTCGAAAGTTTGCTGCGCCAGGAGCGCTGGAAATCTGCCGGAATTTTAAATGGAATAGACAACGAGGTTTGGGACCCGGCAACGGACCAGATGCTGAACAAGAATTACAATTTAAAAACAGTAGAAAAAGGGAAAGAGGCAAACAAAAGAGCTTTGTGCGATGTTTTTCAACTAGACTCTTCTAAGCCATTGTTCACTTTTATCGGCAGGTTGGTTGATGAAAAAGGAGCCGATTTATTACCAGATATCTTTTATAGCGCTTTACAGCAACATGGCGATCGCATTAATGTTTTGGTACTCGGATCGGGCGAAAATTGGGTTGAGGGCAGGTTAAACCAGTTGAAAGATGTTTTCGGCGGAAAGTATAACGCCTATATCGGTTATAACGAACAGGTCTCTCACGAGATGTATGCAGGCGCAGATTTTCTGCTGATGCCATCGAGGGTTGAGCCCTGCGGCCTAAACCAGCTTTATGCCTTAAGGTACGGAACGGTACCCATTGTAAGGCGGGTTGGCGGATTGAGAGACACGGTGGTTGATATTGGCGATGGAGGCTTTGGCCTTTGCCACGACCAGGCGAGCGTTTGGGACGTTACACATGCAATAAACCGTGCGGTGGATTTATATAATGATAAAAAGGCTTTTAAGGCTGTGCGCAAAACGATGATGAAGATAGACCACTCGTGGGATAGGGCAGCAACGAATTACATAGAGTTATACCAAATTTTAAAATAA
- a CDS encoding glucose-1-phosphate adenylyltransferase: MTDKVLGVILGGGQGSRLSPLTQTRSKPAVPIAGKYRLVDIPISNCLNSGIHRMFVLTQFNSASLNKHIKNTYHFSHFSTAFVDILAAEQTVQNAGWFQGTADAVRQCMHHIVSHEFDYILILSGDQLYQMDFKDMIEKHIEANAEITIGTIPVTAKDATDFGILKADDENMITSFTEKPKTGLENWTSDTGEEMQAEGRNFLASMGIYVFNREYLINILNENEEEKDFGKEILPRAITQSRVLSYQYEGYWTDIGNISSFFEANLGLTDEIPKFNMFDSNHTIFTRARMLPPSKISGTTLEKAIIAEGCIIQASRIEHAVLGIRARIGKHTVVTNAYVMGSDRYQTLEEIELETSKGNSLIGIGDRCYINNAIIDKNCRIGNDVKINGGPHLEDGDFELYTVKDGIVVIKKGAVLPSGTVI; encoded by the coding sequence ATGACTGACAAAGTTTTAGGCGTTATCCTTGGCGGTGGCCAGGGATCTAGATTATCGCCACTTACACAAACACGTTCTAAACCGGCAGTTCCAATTGCTGGTAAATATCGGTTGGTAGACATCCCAATTTCAAATTGCCTCAATTCAGGCATCCACCGAATGTTTGTGTTAACACAATTTAATTCAGCATCCCTAAATAAACACATTAAAAACACGTATCACTTTAGCCATTTTAGTACGGCTTTTGTTGATATCCTTGCGGCCGAACAAACGGTGCAGAACGCTGGCTGGTTCCAGGGAACGGCCGATGCCGTGCGCCAATGTATGCACCACATTGTTTCACACGAGTTCGATTACATTTTAATCTTATCTGGCGACCAATTGTACCAGATGGATTTTAAGGATATGATCGAAAAGCATATTGAGGCAAACGCAGAAATTACCATTGGTACCATTCCCGTAACGGCAAAAGATGCTACTGATTTCGGTATTTTAAAGGCCGACGATGAGAACATGATTACGTCGTTTACCGAAAAGCCAAAAACGGGCCTGGAAAACTGGACCTCGGATACAGGGGAAGAAATGCAGGCCGAAGGCCGAAATTTCCTGGCCTCGATGGGGATTTATGTGTTCAACCGCGAGTATTTGATCAATATTTTGAACGAAAACGAGGAGGAAAAAGATTTTGGCAAGGAGATTTTACCAAGAGCAATTACTCAAAGCCGCGTTTTAAGCTATCAATACGAGGGCTACTGGACAGATATTGGTAATATTTCATCGTTTTTTGAGGCAAACCTGGGTTTAACCGACGAGATTCCGAAGTTTAACATGTTTGATAGTAACCATACTATTTTTACCAGGGCGAGGATGTTACCGCCATCGAAAATTTCGGGTACCACCTTAGAAAAAGCAATTATTGCCGAGGGCTGTATTATTCAGGCCAGCAGAATTGAGCATGCCGTTTTGGGTATCAGGGCTCGTATCGGCAAACATACCGTAGTAACAAACGCGTATGTAATGGGTAGCGATCGTTATCAAACGCTCGAGGAAATTGAGCTTGAAACAAGCAAAGGAAATTCGCTCATTGGCATTGGCGACAGGTGTTACATCAATAATGCCATCATCGATAAAAACTGCCGCATCGGAAACGATGTGAAAATAAACGGCGGTCCGCATTTGGAAGATGGCGACTTTGAACTCTATACCGTTAAAGATGGTATTGTGGTAATTAAAAAAGGCGCTGTTTTGCCAAGCGGAACAGTGATTTAA
- a CDS encoding MBL fold metallo-hydrolase encodes MERRNFIRNSALAMAMLSIYKTDVFAQNKILRAYNFKPLRNNVGIFTEQGGTIGWLNSKNGFVVVDAQFPTSAPHVIDELKKLGEKPFKYLINTHHHGDHTAGNIAFKGLAEKVVAHQNSLVNQKRGAEKANNLDKQLLPDTTFGTGWKAPVGEEKISAYYYGSGHTNGDAVYHFENANIVHVGDLVFNRRFPYIDRENGAHIGNWITALDKIQNQFDNDTMFIWGHSLDPEKVTGTKTDIKAYQEYLQNLMAYVTAEIKAGKSKEEILKATTIPKSPEWQGDGIQRSLTAAYDELKGISNGQ; translated from the coding sequence ATGGAAAGAAGAAACTTTATCAGGAATTCGGCTTTGGCAATGGCCATGTTATCGATTTACAAGACAGACGTTTTTGCCCAAAACAAAATTCTGAGGGCTTACAACTTTAAACCATTGAGAAACAACGTCGGCATTTTTACCGAGCAGGGTGGAACCATCGGCTGGCTAAATTCGAAGAACGGCTTTGTTGTTGTTGATGCACAGTTTCCAACTTCCGCGCCTCATGTAATTGATGAACTGAAGAAACTTGGCGAAAAGCCTTTCAAATATCTGATCAATACTCATCACCACGGCGACCACACCGCAGGTAACATTGCTTTTAAAGGTTTGGCAGAAAAGGTGGTTGCACACCAGAATTCGCTGGTGAACCAGAAAAGAGGTGCTGAGAAAGCCAATAATTTGGATAAGCAATTGCTTCCTGATACCACCTTTGGAACGGGTTGGAAGGCTCCGGTTGGCGAAGAAAAAATCAGTGCTTATTATTACGGTTCCGGCCATACCAATGGCGACGCTGTTTATCACTTCGAAAATGCCAATATCGTTCATGTAGGCGATTTAGTGTTTAACCGTAGGTTCCCTTATATCGATAGAGAAAACGGTGCCCACATTGGCAACTGGATTACTGCGCTTGATAAAATCCAGAATCAATTTGATAACGACACCATGTTTATCTGGGGCCATAGCCTCGATCCCGAAAAGGTAACAGGCACCAAAACAGATATAAAAGCCTATCAGGAATACCTGCAAAATTTAATGGCCTATGTTACTGCCGAAATCAAAGCCGGAAAAAGTAAGGAAGAAATTCTAAAGGCTACTACAATTCCAAAATCTCCCGAATGGCAGGGTGATGGCATTCAAAGAAGCTTAACCGCTGCTTACGATGAGCTGAAGGGAATTAGCAATGGACAATAA
- a CDS encoding cytochrome ubiquinol oxidase subunit I: MDDFLAARSQMALSLGFHIVFSCIGMVMPFFMAVSHYKWLRTDNELYKNLTKAWSKGVAIFFATGAVSGTMLSFELGLLWPKFMEHAGPIFGMPFSLEGTAFFIEAIALGFFLYGWNKLNKWFHWFTGMVVGVSGLASGILVVAANAWMNSPAGFDFVDGKYLNIDPIQAMFNKAWFSQALHMCLAAFTATGFAVAGVHALMILRNKNKAFHFKAFKIAAVFACIGALLQPLSGDISAKDVAKRQPAKLAAMEALYKTEKPAPLLIGGIVNEQEKTVTAAIKIPGALSFLAHGDFDAEVKGLDQIPENEHPPVAITHYAFQVMVGIGTLLMIISLIYFFNLARKGSILNKRWLLKLFVLAIPLGYIALEAGWTVTEVGRQPWIIYGIMRTADAVTPMPGIAYSFYIFSAIYLSLSGVVAFLLYRQIKMVPYVYDKTAEPDINHK; encoded by the coding sequence ATGGATGACTTTTTAGCGGCACGATCCCAAATGGCCTTATCCCTAGGCTTCCACATTGTTTTTTCTTGTATCGGCATGGTCATGCCGTTTTTTATGGCAGTATCGCATTACAAATGGCTGAGAACCGATAACGAGCTTTATAAGAATTTAACTAAGGCTTGGAGCAAAGGCGTTGCCATATTTTTTGCTACTGGCGCTGTATCGGGTACGATGTTATCATTTGAGCTGGGTTTGTTGTGGCCCAAATTTATGGAACACGCCGGGCCGATTTTCGGGATGCCATTTTCGCTCGAAGGAACAGCATTTTTTATTGAAGCCATAGCCCTGGGTTTTTTCTTGTACGGATGGAATAAGCTGAACAAATGGTTCCATTGGTTTACCGGAATGGTTGTTGGCGTAAGCGGGCTGGCCTCGGGCATTTTAGTGGTAGCAGCAAATGCGTGGATGAACAGTCCGGCCGGTTTCGATTTTGTTGATGGAAAGTATTTAAATATCGACCCGATACAGGCGATGTTTAACAAGGCTTGGTTTTCCCAGGCCTTACACATGTGCCTGGCGGCATTTACGGCCACCGGGTTCGCAGTAGCTGGTGTACATGCGCTGATGATATTGAGGAATAAAAACAAAGCATTTCATTTCAAAGCATTTAAAATAGCTGCCGTTTTTGCTTGTATTGGCGCATTGTTGCAGCCCTTAAGTGGCGATATATCGGCTAAAGACGTTGCCAAAAGGCAACCTGCTAAACTTGCCGCTATGGAAGCGCTTTATAAAACTGAGAAGCCGGCGCCACTGTTAATCGGTGGTATTGTAAACGAACAAGAAAAAACGGTAACGGCTGCAATTAAGATACCAGGCGCATTGAGCTTTTTGGCGCATGGCGATTTTGATGCCGAAGTAAAAGGATTAGATCAGATTCCCGAGAACGAGCATCCACCGGTGGCAATTACTCATTACGCCTTTCAGGTGATGGTGGGCATTGGTACCTTATTGATGATCATTTCGCTTATTTATTTCTTCAACTTAGCACGTAAAGGATCGATTTTAAACAAACGCTGGCTCTTGAAACTTTTTGTGCTCGCCATTCCGCTGGGTTATATTGCGTTAGAAGCCGGTTGGACAGTTACCGAGGTGGGCAGGCAGCCCTGGATAATTTATGGCATTATGCGCACCGCCGACGCCGTTACGCCCATGCCGGGAATTGCTTATTCATTTTATATTTTTTCGGCAATTTACCTTTCGCTGAGTGGTGTCGTTGCATTTTTGCTTTACCGCCAGATTAAAATGGTGCCGTATGTTTACGATAAAACAGCTGAACCGGATATTAACCACAAATAA